Proteins encoded within one genomic window of Aquarana catesbeiana isolate 2022-GZ linkage group LG03, ASM4218655v1, whole genome shotgun sequence:
- the LOC141134779 gene encoding olfactory receptor 6M1-like, whose protein sequence is MMCQDNQTKVLEIHLLGVQGLDNFKPLFFAILLLLYIAIVTGNVSIILLVSTNSNLKIPMFIFLQHLAFADALIATCVIPIMAEIIIRTKKKMSVVGCITQMYFYFNFGFVQCFLLAVMSYDRYVAICNPLHYILIMDRRICFLLGYGCWTITWSLCSIEFILIFQFQFCGPSDIDYFFCDLGPVMQLSTSDTSIVQWLDFTYAVLSTFCALAFIFGTYIYIFMIILKISSSTARKKSFSTCSAHLTSVAAYYGSLITIYVTPSNELSPNVNKYSSLLYIVMTPLMNPIIYSLRNQEIRQALHKKLRKIAVRSFR, encoded by the coding sequence ATGATGTGTCAAGACAACCAAACAAAAGTCTTAGAGATCCATCTTCTTGGAGTACAAGGTCTAGATAACTTTAAACCTCTATTCTTCGCTATCCTACTTCTATTATACATTGCAATAGTGACTGGAAATGTTTCAATTATCCTTCTAGTGTCAACCAATAGTAATCTCAAAATTCCAATGTTCATCTTTCTCCAGCACCTTGCTTTTGCTGATGCGCTAATAGCCACTTGTGTTATACCAATAATGGCAGAGATAATAATAAGGACAAAGAAGAAAATGTCTGTTGTTGGCTGTATCACACAAATGTATTTCTATTTCAACTTTGGGTTTGTGCAATGTTTTCTTCTTGCTGTAATGTCTTATGACAGATATGTAGCTATTTGTAATCCTTTACATTACATCTTAATTATGGACCGCAGAATCTGCTTCCTGTTGGGTTATGGTTGCTGGACAATAACTTGGAGCCTATGTTCAATTGAATTTATTTTGATATTTCAGTTTCAGTTTTGTGGCCCCAGTGACATTGATTACTTCTTCTGTGATTTGGGCCCAGTCATGCAATTGTCCACATCAGACACATCTATCGTACAATGGCTAGACTTCACATACGCCGTCTTATCCACATTCTGTGCTCTTGCTTTTATCTTTGGgacatacatttacatttttatgatCATTCTCAAGATTTCATCTTCTACTGCcagaaaaaaatccttttcaaCATGTAGTGCCCACCTGACCTctgtggctgcatattatgggtccTTAATCACTATTTATGTGACTCCATCTAATGAACTGTCACCTAACGTGAACAAGTACAGTTCTTTATTGTACATTGTAATGACTCCATTGATGAATCCTATCATATATAGCCTGAGGAACCAGGAGATAAGACAAGCTCTTCATAAAAAGTTGAGGAAGATAGCAGTGAGGTCATTTAGATAG